From a single Crateriforma spongiae genomic region:
- a CDS encoding lipopolysaccharide biosynthesis protein, producing MSDADAANGSSATAESAASGRGTGFKADSLALGMVIVLAMTIVQRAIGFFRGIWFCRLMDDAVVGQWSMAFGFITLITPVMLLGIPGSLPRYVEHFRSRGQLGSFLRRIGLTTGCLAVIGFCIMWCCPQWFGWLIFLQPQDATLIYAVGVGVLSIVFFNFINDLNSSLRQVRMVSVMQFMQGVGFGIGGVAWLATGGGLTGLVLTFSATTVLATTPGLWRLRRGWSGMPIATESFDAPKMWRRILPYAAALWAMNLIGNVFELSDRYMILHFMPGAGVGGESIGQSAVGQYHSGRILPMLFLSLATLLGGILMPYLAADWESGRVDAVRRRLKQVLLGVSACFTLIASGTLILSPWLFGTLLEGRYDDGLSLLPMAFVFCSWSALVMIGQNYLWVAEKGKWVTVALSIGLVSNIALNAWLLPRMGLQGAVLATLTANGIVMVGVWLAMVRCGYVADHTAFYVAVMPATVLAGPWVAVAAVTIVMITSPAMRQWAEEGVALARERFAFLAPASA from the coding sequence ATGAGCGATGCCGACGCGGCCAACGGGTCGTCAGCTACGGCCGAAAGCGCAGCGTCAGGGCGGGGCACCGGCTTCAAAGCGGATTCGCTTGCGCTCGGCATGGTGATCGTCTTGGCGATGACGATCGTCCAGCGTGCGATCGGGTTCTTTCGCGGCATCTGGTTTTGTCGCTTGATGGACGACGCCGTGGTCGGCCAGTGGTCAATGGCTTTTGGATTCATCACGCTGATCACGCCGGTGATGTTGCTGGGCATTCCCGGTTCGCTGCCGCGCTACGTTGAACATTTTCGCAGCCGAGGCCAACTGGGGTCATTCCTTCGACGCATCGGTTTGACCACCGGGTGCCTGGCAGTGATCGGATTCTGCATCATGTGGTGCTGTCCGCAGTGGTTCGGCTGGCTGATCTTCTTGCAGCCCCAAGACGCCACGCTGATCTATGCGGTCGGTGTGGGCGTGTTGTCGATTGTGTTCTTCAACTTCATCAACGATTTGAATTCGTCCCTGCGGCAGGTCCGCATGGTTTCGGTGATGCAGTTCATGCAGGGCGTCGGTTTTGGAATCGGCGGTGTCGCATGGCTGGCGACCGGCGGCGGATTGACCGGCCTAGTGCTGACGTTTTCGGCAACAACCGTGCTTGCCACCACGCCTGGCCTGTGGCGATTGCGTCGTGGCTGGTCGGGAATGCCGATCGCCACCGAATCGTTTGACGCGCCGAAGATGTGGCGACGCATTCTGCCGTATGCCGCGGCCCTGTGGGCGATGAACTTGATTGGGAATGTGTTCGAGCTCTCCGATCGATACATGATTCTGCACTTCATGCCGGGCGCCGGTGTGGGCGGCGAATCCATCGGCCAGTCCGCGGTGGGCCAATACCACAGTGGCCGCATCCTGCCGATGTTGTTTCTAAGCTTAGCAACACTGTTGGGCGGGATCCTGATGCCCTACTTGGCCGCGGACTGGGAATCCGGTCGCGTGGATGCGGTGCGGCGTCGATTGAAACAGGTGCTGTTGGGTGTTTCGGCGTGCTTTACGTTGATCGCCTCGGGCACCTTGATTCTGTCACCTTGGTTGTTCGGCACCCTGTTGGAAGGCCGCTATGACGACGGGCTATCACTGCTGCCAATGGCGTTTGTGTTTTGTAGCTGGTCGGCGTTGGTGATGATCGGCCAGAACTATCTGTGGGTTGCCGAGAAAGGCAAATGGGTGACCGTCGCCCTTAGCATCGGTCTGGTCAGCAACATCGCATTGAACGCGTGGCTGTTGCCCCGGATGGGACTGCAAGGTGCGGTCCTGGCTACATTGACTGCCAACGGAATCGTCATGGTCGGCGTTTGGCTGGCGATGGTGCGTTGCGGTTATGTCGCCGACCACACCGCGTTTTATGTCGCCGTTATGCCGGCCACCGTACTGGCCGGTCCCTGGGTGGCGGTCGC
- a CDS encoding TolC family protein, protein MNRSLFRLTAYLQIGLTVLLATGCAPTQPFFLKESPELQHYLNTATQIEYPDVEVESLAETREALPPLSINNHDYQFWDLTLEECVNMALHNAKFLITTNGIAEQRANTAEQFIAGTSDQFGSVYDVAIAQSTTQSIPLTVDGNGNRVLPRGVLRANQVGGVEDALAEFDAQATAFFDYQKGDRPNNVLPGNVFNPVFAQSDTATQQSAISKRFATGGVATLRQQILYSRNNTQPNSIARSVASDWTAIVEAQVQHPLMRNRGTLVNRIPVVLASLNEDISIAEFELQVRNLVRDVEVAYWDLYVAYRAFASVAVGRNSAQVTADFAKLNMEEGIGTIQDLKQAQGQYHSFQNQLVGTLTGSNVLGQDRFGVFGRERRLRELIGQSATDGRLIRPIDEPTIARVEHDWFVSTAQMLYLNAELRQTKFRIKQSELELMLAKNQILPEVNLSLLYRWVGVGDQLGPPERRAQNFPLPGSSALGELTEGNYQEGGVRLEITPPAFGARRELTRINGAEWRLVREKANLQEKERLLTFLLSDAITKTATHYRQIQISAAQWADAEDEVDARLANLKEGRGDTNVVLQSQQRRADAQIAYYRAVGEYNKSLNYVDYLVGTLLVNNGITVSEGPWHEKAYCDALERARERSAGYHLEYGVTRPAVVRRGPVQSADAAAQMIPGPNGGTVGSTMAPGMTMSEGKVISDTVLSGDGAFVPDLPESMAPTLSDALGDSTGDVLYGAPVDRLETVPGAQPTPETFEAPIGSGTIDRSLPAPQNGPSAEVRQMTYHWNGGGDSGVSQASPAASPAAASRSTTKVETSPAPAPVRRVPLPR, encoded by the coding sequence ATGAATCGCTCGCTGTTTCGACTGACTGCATACTTGCAAATCGGCCTGACGGTCTTGTTGGCCACCGGCTGCGCGCCGACGCAACCTTTCTTTTTGAAAGAGTCGCCGGAGCTGCAGCACTATCTGAACACGGCCACCCAGATCGAGTATCCCGATGTGGAAGTCGAAAGCCTCGCGGAAACTCGCGAGGCGTTGCCGCCGTTGTCGATCAACAACCACGATTACCAGTTCTGGGATCTGACGCTGGAAGAATGCGTCAACATGGCGCTGCACAACGCCAAGTTCTTGATCACCACCAACGGCATCGCCGAGCAACGCGCCAACACCGCGGAACAGTTCATCGCTGGCACCTCCGATCAATTCGGCAGCGTTTACGACGTGGCCATCGCCCAGTCGACGACTCAGTCGATCCCGTTGACAGTCGACGGTAACGGCAATCGCGTGCTGCCCCGTGGCGTGCTGCGAGCCAACCAGGTCGGCGGGGTGGAAGACGCCTTGGCCGAATTTGATGCCCAGGCGACCGCATTCTTTGACTATCAAAAAGGCGACCGTCCGAACAATGTGCTGCCCGGCAACGTGTTCAACCCGGTGTTCGCCCAGTCGGACACGGCCACCCAACAATCGGCAATCAGCAAACGATTCGCCACTGGTGGCGTGGCAACGCTGCGTCAACAAATCCTGTATTCGCGAAACAACACCCAACCCAACAGCATCGCACGATCGGTCGCCAGTGACTGGACCGCCATCGTCGAGGCTCAGGTTCAACACCCGTTGATGCGAAATCGCGGCACACTGGTCAATCGCATCCCGGTCGTGTTGGCCAGCCTGAACGAAGACATTTCAATCGCCGAATTCGAACTGCAGGTCCGCAACTTGGTTCGCGACGTGGAAGTCGCGTATTGGGACCTGTACGTCGCCTATCGTGCATTCGCCAGCGTTGCCGTCGGCCGAAACAGTGCTCAGGTTACCGCGGACTTTGCGAAGCTGAATATGGAAGAAGGCATTGGCACGATCCAAGACTTGAAACAAGCCCAAGGCCAATACCACAGCTTCCAAAACCAACTGGTCGGAACACTGACCGGGTCGAATGTTTTGGGCCAAGACCGATTCGGCGTGTTCGGTCGCGAACGGCGTCTGCGTGAACTGATCGGACAATCGGCCACCGACGGACGTTTGATCCGACCGATCGACGAACCGACGATCGCCCGCGTCGAACACGACTGGTTCGTTTCCACCGCACAAATGCTTTATCTGAACGCTGAACTTCGCCAAACCAAATTCCGGATCAAGCAAAGCGAACTGGAATTGATGTTAGCGAAAAACCAAATCTTGCCTGAAGTGAACCTGTCGTTGCTGTACCGCTGGGTCGGTGTGGGTGACCAACTGGGACCGCCGGAACGTCGTGCACAGAACTTCCCGCTGCCCGGCAGTAGTGCGTTGGGGGAATTGACCGAGGGCAATTACCAGGAAGGCGGCGTCCGACTGGAAATCACTCCGCCCGCGTTCGGTGCCCGTCGTGAACTGACTCGCATCAACGGTGCCGAATGGCGACTGGTCCGCGAGAAAGCCAACTTGCAAGAAAAGGAACGCTTGTTGACGTTCTTGCTGTCCGACGCGATCACCAAGACGGCCACCCACTATCGTCAGATCCAGATCTCCGCCGCACAGTGGGCCGATGCGGAAGACGAAGTCGACGCACGCTTGGCCAACTTGAAGGAAGGCCGTGGGGACACCAACGTCGTGCTGCAAAGCCAACAACGTCGGGCCGACGCCCAGATCGCTTACTACCGTGCGGTCGGCGAGTACAACAAATCACTGAACTACGTCGATTACCTGGTCGGCACGCTGTTGGTCAACAACGGCATCACCGTCAGCGAAGGCCCGTGGCATGAAAAGGCTTACTGTGACGCCTTGGAACGTGCCCGCGAACGTAGTGCGGGTTACCACCTGGAATACGGCGTCACCCGGCCCGCGGTGGTCCGTCGTGGCCCGGTCCAGTCGGCCGACGCTGCGGCCCAGATGATTCCCGGTCCCAACGGCGGAACTGTCGGCAGCACGATGGCCCCCGGCATGACCATGTCCGAAGGCAAAGTGATCAGCGACACCGTCTTGAGCGGTGACGGTGCCTTCGTGCCAGATTTGCCCGAATCGATGGCCCCGACCTTGTCGGACGCCCTGGGTGATTCGACCGGCGATGTCCTTTACGGAGCTCCGGTGGATCGTTTAGAAACCGTCCCGGGTGCCCAACCGACGCCGGAAACGTTTGAGGCACCGATCGGATCGGGGACGATCGATCGCAGCCTGCCTGCACCGCAAAACGGTCCGTCCGCCGAAGTCCGCCAGATGACCTATCACTGGAACGGTGGCGGTGATTCGGGCGTGTCGCAAGCGTCGCCCGCGGCGTCCCCCGCCGCAGCATCCCGATCGACGACGAAGGTTGAAACCTCACCGGCACCGGCACCGGTGCGACGCGTCCCGTTGCCACGCTGA